The following are encoded together in the Acidobacteriota bacterium genome:
- a CDS encoding type II toxin-antitoxin system prevent-host-death family antitoxin gives MAEVTVRQLRNQGAEVLERVTRGEALTVTRDGEPVAELRPLLRRPLSAEALVRRWRRLPPIDAARLRADVDAAVDPLL, from the coding sequence ATGGCCGAGGTCACGGTTCGACAGTTGAGAAATCAGGGCGCCGAGGTGCTGGAGCGCGTTACGCGCGGTGAGGCGCTCACCGTCACGCGCGATGGCGAGCCGGTTGCCGAACTGCGCCCGCTCCTGCGACGGCCTCTCTCCGCAGAAGCGTTGGTTCGCCGATGGCGCCGGCTCCCGCCCATCGATGCCGCGAGACTGAGGGCGGATGTCGACGCCGCCGTGGATCCTCTCCTGTGA
- a CDS encoding nucleotidyl transferase AbiEii/AbiGii toxin family protein, with protein MIPLAHIQEWAATAPWRDSRQVEQDLIICRALYDIFNEPFLAERLAFRGGTAIHKLLFRQPLRYSEDIDLVQVRAEPIGPTVNALRDVLSWLGPFKRDTAAHSLHLVYRFTPESEPTVRAKVKVEVNTREHGHLYDLRTYPFAIENTWFTGRTSIVSFEPEELFGTKLRALLQRRKGRDLFDFHVGFDQLSLDSARVIAAFDHYVAQDGMTISRANAEERMLGKLTRSLTEDISPLLAPGVTYDEADALDAFARVWFELLASLKGQPWYRSMAVIEEFRTTSLPGLLRSTNA; from the coding sequence GTGATTCCGCTCGCCCACATTCAGGAATGGGCCGCAACGGCGCCGTGGCGGGATTCGCGGCAGGTCGAGCAGGACCTCATCATCTGTCGCGCGCTCTACGACATCTTCAACGAGCCGTTCCTCGCCGAGCGCCTGGCCTTCCGAGGCGGTACCGCAATTCACAAGCTGCTGTTCCGTCAGCCCCTTCGTTACTCGGAGGACATCGACCTCGTGCAGGTGCGCGCGGAACCGATCGGTCCGACGGTCAACGCGCTGCGCGACGTGTTGTCGTGGCTCGGCCCGTTCAAGCGGGACACCGCCGCGCACTCGCTCCACCTCGTCTACCGCTTCACGCCGGAGTCAGAACCGACGGTCAGAGCCAAGGTGAAGGTCGAGGTCAACACGCGGGAGCATGGGCACTTGTACGACCTGCGTACATATCCCTTCGCCATCGAGAACACCTGGTTCACTGGCCGGACGTCCATCGTGTCGTTCGAGCCGGAGGAACTATTCGGGACGAAACTCCGGGCGCTTCTGCAGCGTCGGAAAGGTCGCGACCTCTTCGACTTTCACGTCGGATTCGATCAACTCTCCCTCGACTCGGCGCGTGTGATCGCAGCGTTCGACCACTATGTGGCGCAGGACGGCATGACGATCTCGCGGGCGAACGCCGAGGAGCGGATGCTCGGGAAGCTGACGCGCAGCCTGACCGAGGACATCTCGCCGCTCCTCGCGCCCGGTGTCACTTACGACGAGGCCGACGCGCTCGACGCTTTCGCACGCGTCTGGTTCGAGCTACTGGCGAGCCTGAAGGGCCAGCCTTGGTACAGGTCCATGGCTGTGATCGAAGAGTTTCGCACGACCTCGCTGCCGGGACTCTTGCGATCGACGAACGCGTGA
- a CDS encoding saccharopine dehydrogenase NADP-binding domain-containing protein, with amino-acid sequence MRALVLGGGVVGEAVAWDLTRVAPVAEVTVADVDARRLSAIGSRLGVETRHADLRDTTLVGQLAAHADVTIGALPSTLALPVIERMAELGRRHVDVSFLAADPRQFDAIARSSGATIVYDCGVAPGLSHVLVGEAVRHMARTTSVRIDVGGLPVEPVPPFFYKAPFAPIDVIEEYTRPARVVRNGRVTTLPALSEPEAVNIDEVGALEAFNTDGLRSLVDTVHADTMTERTLRYPGHLAIMQALADAGLFDTNPVVVDGRSVVPRDVTCALLFPHWRYALGERDLTVLTVDVAGIGHDEAPCACGWTLVDVPPSGAPLSSMARTTAGPAAIVARWLHAGVDIEPGIHPPERLGLDGHAPALLDALDARNIRVGRHRPPFTR; translated from the coding sequence ATGCGCGCGCTGGTGCTCGGCGGCGGAGTCGTAGGCGAGGCCGTTGCGTGGGACCTGACCCGCGTTGCGCCTGTCGCGGAAGTGACTGTCGCCGACGTCGATGCGCGACGGCTATCGGCGATCGGCTCGCGACTCGGCGTGGAGACGAGGCACGCCGACCTGCGCGACACGACGCTCGTCGGACAGCTCGCCGCGCACGCAGACGTCACGATCGGCGCGCTGCCGAGCACGCTCGCGCTGCCTGTCATCGAGCGCATGGCGGAACTCGGACGCCGTCACGTGGACGTGAGCTTTCTCGCGGCGGATCCGCGCCAGTTCGATGCCATCGCACGCTCATCGGGCGCCACGATCGTGTACGACTGCGGCGTCGCGCCTGGCCTGAGTCACGTACTCGTCGGCGAGGCGGTGCGACACATGGCGCGCACGACGAGCGTGCGCATCGATGTCGGCGGACTGCCCGTCGAGCCCGTGCCGCCCTTCTTCTACAAGGCGCCGTTCGCCCCCATCGACGTGATCGAGGAGTACACACGTCCCGCGCGCGTCGTGCGCAACGGACGCGTCACGACGCTGCCTGCGTTGAGCGAGCCCGAGGCCGTGAACATCGACGAGGTTGGCGCGCTCGAGGCGTTCAACACCGACGGCCTGCGCAGCCTCGTCGACACCGTCCACGCCGACACGATGACGGAGCGCACGCTGCGCTATCCCGGACATCTCGCGATCATGCAAGCGCTCGCTGACGCAGGCCTGTTCGACACGAACCCTGTCGTCGTCGACGGTCGGTCTGTCGTGCCGCGCGATGTCACCTGCGCACTGCTCTTCCCGCACTGGCGCTATGCGCTCGGCGAACGTGATCTCACGGTGCTGACAGTCGATGTCGCCGGCATCGGTCACGACGAAGCACCATGTGCCTGTGGGTGGACGTTGGTGGACGTGCCGCCGAGCGGTGCGCCTCTGAGCAGCATGGCGCGCACCACAGCCGGCCCCGCCGCCATCGTCGCCCGCTGGCTCCACGCAGGCGTGGACATCGAGCCCGGCATCCATCCGCCGGAGCGCCTCGGCCTCGACGGCCACGCCCCGGCGTTACTCGATGCCCTCGACGCGAGAAACATTCGTGTCGGGCGGCATCGCCCTCCCTTCACGCGCTGA
- a CDS encoding type II toxin-antitoxin system VapC family toxin, whose amino-acid sequence MAPAPAHRCRETEGGCRRRRGSSPVTPPTVRHARGVLDTNAVILLSRLADATVLPAEPVITAITLAELSVGPLVATTDEERAARQAHVQQAEADFTPLPFDADAARAFGRVTASLRTAGRKTSARAYDAMIAATALAHGLPLYTCNPDDFAGIDGLDVVVIDTPMPPTTNNS is encoded by the coding sequence ATGGCGCCGGCTCCCGCCCATCGATGCCGCGAGACTGAGGGCGGATGTCGACGCCGCCGTGGATCCTCTCCTGTGACCCCGCCGACTGTCCGTCATGCACGCGGCGTGCTCGACACCAACGCCGTCATTCTGCTGTCGCGCCTCGCAGACGCGACGGTATTGCCCGCCGAGCCCGTCATCACCGCCATTACGCTGGCTGAATTGTCCGTTGGGCCACTCGTCGCCACGACAGACGAAGAACGGGCGGCCCGTCAGGCGCACGTGCAGCAGGCGGAAGCCGACTTCACACCGTTGCCGTTCGACGCCGACGCGGCCCGTGCGTTCGGGCGCGTCACGGCCTCGCTGCGCACGGCAGGGCGCAAGACCAGCGCCCGCGCGTACGACGCGATGATTGCCGCGACGGCGCTCGCTCACGGACTGCCGCTCTACACGTGCAATCCGGATGATTTCGCCGGAATCGACGGCCTCGACGTCGTCGTTATCGACACGCCGATGCCACCCACGACGAACAACAGCTGA